Below is a window of Malus domestica chromosome 13, GDT2T_hap1 DNA.
TAGGTGATTGATCAATTACAAACGCAAAAGCTAAGTGAGAAGCTTTAGATTTCCTAATTTAACTGCCCTTCGCACTTAGCTTGTCTTCTCATCCTTGGCTGGGGAATCACACACATATTGTTCCTGCACTCATGCATTTGTAGATTCAGATTAATTCTTCACTTCTTCAGCAGGGATTGAAACTTCAGGTTCAGCGGCTTCAGCCACTTCGGCTTCAACAGTGATTGTAACTGCCACTTCTGTTTCCTTCACCGAATTCTCCTCCGGTTTGTTTACAGGCTCTTCTGTACCTACacaataaacaaattaaattagCAGACATTACATTAGATGGTAATATACACGTTTCCAAACGTATGTTTATATTGTCAGACTAGGCATATTTGCTTGATACGTTTGTAGCTAAATTGGACACAATCAATAGGTCAGATTCACAGTTCGGCAAGAGAATGATTCCTTTCAGAAATAAGACCTACTCGACGTGTTCATGTATGCATGCAAATatgtatagtttttttttaaaatgttgaAATAAAGCAACATTGAGGTTTACAAACCCTTATTTTGTGTCTCCACCACTGGAGCTTTTGTTTCTGCAGCCGGCAGATCTAATTCGTTATCGTCCTCTGCAATATCATCATCTACCTTGAAGTGCAAGTTTCCCTTACTTCCATGGCGTGGAGTATAATAGTCCGACGTCCCAGACCGTCCCTCAGAAATAATCGCGTCAATTCCCTCCTCATCCAATTTCCTCGACGAAAAGAAACGATTCGGAGAACCATGCGAAATCAATCTCCCCGCGGCCCCGTCGTGCTCTTCTTTGTCACCTTTTTCCAATACTTCCTTACCACCATCTTCTCCGTCCTTGTTATTTACCTTTATGTCCTTTACATTCACATTCACATCATCGGCCACCGCAGACGTCTCGCCACCACCAACATTATTGGCAATCGCATTGTCCTCCTTGACTTGTTCTTCTTGTTGGTCATGTTGTTGTTGGTGTTGCACCGATGAGTTTGCGGCGCTGTCATTGTTTTCAAGGACGATTTCTATGTCTTTGCTCTTCTTGGAAGGATCGGCAACACTCGATTTCTTGCGGCGGAGGATGGTGTTGGTGGTGGCAACCGCCAGCTTTGATTCCCCGCAACCcatttttctatattttgtGTGTTGTTAGGTCTCGGAGA
It encodes the following:
- the LOC108175110 gene encoding uncharacterized protein isoform X2 — encoded protein: MGCGESKLAVATTNTILRRKKSSVADPSKKSKDIEIVLENNDSAANSSVQHQQQHDQQEEQVKEDNAIANNVGGGETSAVADDVNVNVKDIKVNNKDGEDGGKEVLEKGDKEEHDGAAGRLISHGSPNRFFSSRKLDEEGIDAIISEGRSGTSDYYTPRHGSKGNLHFKVDDDIAEDDNELDLPAAETKAPVVETQNKEEPVNKPEENSVKETEVAVTITVEAEVAEAAEPEVSIPAEEVKN
- the LOC108175110 gene encoding uncharacterized protein isoform X1 — protein: MGCGESKLAVATTNTILRRKKSSVADPSKKSKDIEIVLENNDSAANSSVQHQQQHDQQEEQVKEDNAIANNVGGGETSAVADDVNVNVKDIKVNNKDGEDGGKEVLEKGDKEEHDGAAGRLISHGSPNRFFSSRKLDEEGIDAIISEGRSGTSDYYTPRHGSKGNLHFKVDDDIAEDDNELDLPAAETKAPVVETQNKGTEEPVNKPEENSVKETEVAVTITVEAEVAEAAEPEVSIPAEEVKN